In the genome of Chrysoperla carnea chromosome 5, inChrCarn1.1, whole genome shotgun sequence, the window gcatttttatagcAGGAAGGTCCCAAGcagcacaaaaatttttatggtcatattttattgaatttaagttgacaattattaatttttgacttcttgttaaataaaatttaccaaaaagtCTAAAGTTTTTTACGTAACGCTtgggttaaaaaattttttgcttgccCCCAGTATCAATACCCACAGTGTTAGtccatcactgtttacccatgtaAATCAGCTACATAAGTTATCTTTTATAAatcttacataaataatttaactaaagTATTCTAATTAGTTGCTTGTATAGTTGTTTCAGCAATatagttttaaagaatttatttcgcaattttttgtaaatgcagcaaaaaaatttttggtggcaTAAAAAGTGCGGGCTACACATGCGCAATACCCATTACCGTTGTTACTATTTTTTCACTTACCCACgctaacaattttatataccgCGTCCAGTGTCTTGtgttacttaataaaaaaaataataagtaaataaataaataaagaataattaattcatcaattgtttatttttgtttttatggttAACTAACTGTAAGTACTTTTTTACGTGTATAACCATCATAAAAAGATTACTTAAGATTCTAACCTAAGATTTGTTTAAATAAGCATGTTGCATCAGTataatattagaattttttaataaataaatgttaatacaaattaaattgacAACATATGCTATTTTTATCCagtaaaaacacaattttcatattatcttataatttaaagttgaaaaataatcCCACTGTGAATtatgtttgtattattaaaaataatacaggcagtataaatattgaagatatttcaattttaaatagatttctaATGCTCTGAGTAATGCAAAgtgattgtaaaaaaaatatttacgtttttACAGTGAACAAGACTATGGCAAAATCATATgcagtagttttttttattggacaAGACTCGTATTCTGAAATTCCAAGCAATTGGCTTCTATATAACGATGAACCTGAAGGAAAAAGGACGAAGTGTCAATGGCCACCCTCATTTGCTAAAAATCTACAGCAATTGTTAAAACAGAGAGTCGAACCAAGTCAAGATTGGCCTAttcatgaaattgaaattttaagatattgtggtaaatgattaaatttttgtacctgctaattaaaaattacagaatAATTACGTAATAATGGATAATTGCATAATGATTATAATCATTTCTATTTAGATACTCTGGCTAAAGCAAGAAAAGCTGCTGAAGATTCGGAATATGAGTCAACGACCGACAAACCATTGGGAAGAGGATTAAGATCAAAGCGACTTACTGCTGTTGCTGCTGCTGCGGCtacttttaattcaaaaaacaacAAAGTATCTGATAGTTCTGAAGAAGACAGTGATGATAAGACAACTAAAAAaggtaagaaaaaattatattcagtgTGCCTTTATTTAACGAAAAGATTGTGCAAAATCACATCCCGGTTTTGCTTTACAGTTTCTCCAATGCCTACGATGCATAAGATCCCTGCAATTCAAAATCAGATAAAGCCTCCATTGGTTGCAAACATATCGTCGTCTGTGCGTAAAATGAATGAAACTGATGGTGCTCAATCCgtaatacaaaaacattttgaagaCGATTCAAGAACCACTGGTTCTGGATGCActagaaataatgaaaattatgttcCATCCGACTTggaaaatgatgatgatgatgacgacAATCGCTTTAATGTACTTAATGGTATTATTATTTCCTCAAAATGGTTTGACCTTTtgtatattacttaaaaattagtattaatttatgaattttattggttttagcAAAGTTGAATAAGTGTTTAAGACTTCTGGGCGCATTAACGGTAGATGTGAAAGATGTAAAGCAACGAACGGCAATTAATAATTGTGGGAATGCTTGTGATGTTGGTAGTGAAACTgccttgcaaataaaaaaagatctgCCACTGAAATCAAGAGCAGAGGTAATTGCTTTCGAAGAAAAACTGTCAAACTCACAGGATTATCGTCAACAATTTGTAAGTTcatgaatgtaatttaattatttaattcattgcAGTTGAAATTGATAAGTATAATATTAGtggttaatataaatttattaatatttgagaaGCTAAAAACATGAAGTAACTAAGacaatattttcgttttatgaATTGAGAATACGAAAACTTTATACATGTATAGATGTATATAGCtgaaaataacttgaaaacCTTGAATTGTAAAAACTGATCGATAATATTAGAATTCAAATCCAGAATTAACTTTTCTATGAAGTTTTATGCATGGTAAATGTTAATAAGTGGTACTGTATGTATTGTTAcgagatttattttttactctctattttaaataaaaaaaaattctgatgccaatttatataaaatgaaaccgAAATGGGAtttctaaattgatttttagctgacgaatttttgtattcaatattaacaataaataaatatttatgcagGTAAAAACTATTTATCAGATTGGAGGAGCGAATGGTAAAGATTACACAGAGAGAGTACTTAATGCAATATTCTCGCAATCATTTGCTACCGACAATACTTGGGAAGGCAAGAAGACCAAATATAAAGTCAATAAGTTGAACTTAATTAAAATGTGCGAAGGTTAGAAGGAttgaatgcataaataaaatcaacacttggctgaaaacaaatatttacgctaaaacaatcaaaaattatgtTCCAGAGGTAATATTGAAGAGATTTAGTACTTGGGACAGTGCTGAATTTTCCAAAGCTGGAACTAATTGGTTTCGATTAGGGAATCAGAGAGCAGGTCATCAACCAAAACAAGTTGAAAAGAAAACTAAGGCTACAAACGATAACAATACCGAACAATAAGAACTGGCGAGTTTCCCGAGTAAGTGATTTCAACAAATTCACACAATATTCATTCAATGTAAGATTCATACTAGTATACAAtccaaaaagtgaaaatattttacgcAGTATTAGTATGACTGATTGAAAAATTCTATGTTTTAAGttgtaattgttgaaattttcactttttggaTTGTCATAATtacagtaaaaaacaaaaaattttgtttattctttaaaataaatataattggtgactaaataatttaaaagagttATGTGATGAGTAatctacataaaaattatgtacaaatGTACAAtccaaaaagtgaaaatattttactcagTATAAGTATGActgattaaaaaattctatattttaacttgtaattgttgaaattttcactttttggaTTGTCATAATtacagtaaaaaacaaaaaattttgtttattctttaaaatatatataattggtgactaaataatttaaaagagttATGTGATGAGTAatctacataaaaattatgtacaaatGTACAAtccaaaaagtgaaaatattttactcagTATAAGTATGActgattaaaaaattctatattttaacttgtaattgttgaaattttcactttttggaTTGTCATGATTATACTaaagaatagaaaatattatttatcctttaaaaaataatataatttgtgactaaataatttgaaaagtcATGTGATAAGTTATCTATATAAAACGTATGTACAAtccaaaaagtgaaaatattttacgcAGTATTAGTATGACTGATTGAAAAATTCTATGTTTTAAGttgtaattgttgaaattttcacTCTTTGGATTGTCATAATtacagtaaaaaacaaaaaattttgtttattctttaaaataaatataattggtgactaaataatttaaaagagttATGTGATGAGTAatctacataaaaattatgtacaaatGTACAAtccaaaaagtgaaaatattttactcagTATAAGTATGActgattaaaaaattctatattttaacttgtaattgttgaaattttcactttttggaTTGTCATGATTATACTaaagaatagaaaatattatttatcctttaaaaaataatataatttgtgactaaataatttgaaaagtcATGTGATAAGTTATCTATATAAAACTTATGTACAAtccaaaaagtgaaaatattttacgcAGTATTAGTATGACTGATTGAAAAATTCTATGTTTTAAGttgtaattgttgaaattttcacTCTTTGGATTGTCATAATtacagtaaaaaacaaaaaattttgtttattctttaaaataaatataattggtgactaaataatttaaaagagttATGTGATGAGTAatctacataaaaattatgtacaaatGTACAAtccaaaaagtgaaaatattttactcagTATAAGTATGACTGattgaaaaattctatattttaactTGTGATTGTTAACATTTTCACTTTTTGGATTGTCTTGATTACACTAAagtacagaaaatattatttatttttttttattaaaataattaatgagttcatttaaaaatgtatgcAATACTTAATCAATAAGAAGTTTACTTATCTATCTTAATTTAAACAAGTTCATGAGAtcttatgtttaataaaataatttaagcaagtcgttttaacgaaattttgtcAAAGTTGAGtgttaataaatatgattattaaatatgattacaATCATTCGGAACCAACCAGACATCACTATTATTAAGTCAATTATAAGTCACGTCTACGTAAGCGATTAAGGAACAACTCGACATAACTATGAGATCATTGTTATGTCAGCTTAATTTCAGTTAAGTCATGAGGGAGTCAATTATACGTCATATGCAAGTAAGAAATTCGGTAACAACGTACATCTCTATGACATCACGATTATGTCAGATTAAAGTCAGTTAAGTCATGATAGAGTCAATTATACGTCACATGCATGTAAGAAATTTGGTAACTACTTGACACCTCTATGACATCATTGTTATGTTAGCTTAACGTCAGTTAGGTAATAATGATGTCAACTGGACATCATACGTACGTCATGTTGATTATGTAAAAGTCTTACGTCAAGAAGTGTGAAATAATGAGTCATAGGTGACTCATTGCTGACCTTCA includes:
- the LOC123300083 gene encoding uncharacterized protein LOC123300083 encodes the protein MAKSYAVVFFIGQDSYSEIPSNWLLYNDEPEGKRTKCQWPPSFAKNLQQLLKQRVEPSQDWPIHEIEILRYCDTLAKARKAAEDSEYESTTDKPLGRGLRSKRLTAVAAAAATFNSKNNKVSDSSEEDSDDKTTKKVSPMPTMHKIPAIQNQIKPPLVANISSSVRKMNETDGAQSVIQKHFEDDSRTTGSGCTRNNENYVPSDLENDDDDDDNRFNVLNAKLNKCLRLLGALTVDVKDVKQRTAINNCGNACDVGSETALQIKKDLPLKSRAEVIAFEEKLSNSQDYRQQFVKTIYQIGGANGKDYTERVLNAIFSQSFATDNTWEGKKTKYKVNKLNLIKMCEEVILKRFSTWDSAEFSKAGTNWFRLGNQRAGHQPKQVEKKTKATNDNNTEQ